In a genomic window of Branchiostoma lanceolatum isolate klBraLanc5 chromosome 12, klBraLanc5.hap2, whole genome shotgun sequence:
- the LOC136445865 gene encoding potassium voltage-gated channel subfamily A member 3-like, whose translation MSSHKHILRINVSGLKFAICCCKLDQYPATLLGSPKRRAKYYDPVRREYFLDRHRPTAEAVFHFYHSSGTLQKPEEVPMDTFIEELKFYDLGKDVMEEYLRGQGYVPKKQHPLPPESQKLKRTIWLLFEHSNSSKAATFIAVVSITFILVSIIGLCLETLPVFHKDNHKPATPTDDMNNSTYPPHQVWDRLEEEMETGDPYKDDPFFLLETVCICWFTIELILRFYSCPNRRVFCKSLLNVVDLLSILPYYVTLVIAGLAGHGQDIDLRFLFVLRVLRTFKLSRYNRGFKVLGKTLARSLSDIGMLMVFLSIVVVLFSSIMYFVEASDPETKFQSIPDGFWWAIITIVTVGYGDMYPTTTIGKLIGALCVISGLLSIALPVPVIVSNFEMFYNQQVIEDDEEEDVKGKGEPEDITTLSDIHSLADRQSDVDSGLGRSPLHSIRSKWGGDKKDLDRESMV comes from the exons ATGTCCTCGCATAAGCATATCCTTAGGATCAACGTGTCTGGGTTGAAGTTTGCGATCTGTTGCTGCAAGTTGGACCAGTATCCCGCCACTCTACTGGGCAGTCCCAAGAGACGTGCTAAGTACTACGACCCGGTACGAAGGGAATATTTTCTGGACCGACACAGGCCGACTGCCGAGGCCGTCTTCCACTTCTACCACAGCAGCGGCACCCTCCAGAAGCCTGAAGAGGTGCCCATGGACACGTTCATAGAAGAACTCAAGTTCTACGATCTCGGGAAAGATGTTATGGAGGAATACTTGCGAGGGCAGGGGTACGTGCCGAAGAAACAACACCCTCTCCCGCCGGAAAGTCAGAAGTTAAAACGGACAATCTGGCTGCTTTTCGAGCATTCCAACAGCTCTAAGGCGGCCACGTTCATCGCAGTGGTGTCCATCACATTCATTCTTGTCTCCATTATCGGGCTGTGTTTGGAGACTCTGCCTGTGTTTCATAAAGACAATCACAAACCTGCAACACCTACTGACGACATGAATAACTCAACCTATCCTCCACATCAAGTTTGG GACAGACTAGAAGAAGAGATGGAGACAGGAGACCCGTACAAGGACGACCCATTCTTCCTCCTGGAGACAGTGTGTATCTGCTGGTTCACCATCGAGCTCATCCTCCGCTTCTACTCTTGTCCAAACAGAAGGGTCTTCTGCAAAAG TCTTCTGAACGTGGTTGATCTCCTGTCCATCCTGCCGTACTACGTGACGCTGGTGATCGCGGGGTTGGCGGGACATGGCCAGGACATCGACCTGCGCTTCTTGTTTGTCCTGCGGGTGTTGCGGACCTTCAAACTGTCGAGGTACAACCGCGGCTTCAAG GTCCTGGGTAAGACCCTGGCGCGCAGCCTGTCGGACATCGGCATGTTGATGGTGTTCCTGTCCATCGTGGTGGTGCTGTTCTCCTCCATCATGTACTTCGTGGAGGCCAGCGATCCAGAAACCAAGTTCCAGTCCATCCCCGACGGCTTCTGGTGGGCCATCATCACCATCGTCACAGTGGGCTATGGCGACATGTATCCAACC ACCACGATTGGAAAGCTCATCGGTGCACTGTGCGTCATATCCGGTCTGCTGTCCATCGCCCTTCCGGTCCCCGTCATTGTCTCCAACTTCGAGATGTTCTACAATCAGCAAGTCATCGAGGATGACGAGGAGGAGGACGTGAAAGGAAAGGGCGAGCCGGAGGACATCACGACCCTGTCCGACATCCATTCCTTGGCTGACCGGCAGAGTGATGTGGACAGCGGTCTGGGCAGATCTCCGCTTCACTCCATTAGATCAAAATGGGGCGGCGACAAAAAAGACTTAGATCGAGAGTCGATGGTCTAG